From the genome of Papaver somniferum cultivar HN1 chromosome 2, ASM357369v1, whole genome shotgun sequence, one region includes:
- the LOC113350788 gene encoding uncharacterized protein LOC113350788 — MDASKGTGSVGQWYTWDDTFLTGRFRGCLIAATGFFPLAVTLVDSETVNNWECTLAEALNNWVLVLKKMLASDLLDQIRRKIMVMSREIGASMMTPLTPKSEEKLEALEYEGLAWEVLVASPTVFEVFSERCVNSSYTRHMDMWCVYSFPYDHALAAIRKIKCEAVDFISPYFTSNYFRKTYLHVIQPIPNYNRPIEIKEDNIINPPIVKKQPGRPPGKWILSKGEKKVNRKVHCSNCKEVGHNRESWKNPPKYTPLA; from the exons ATGGATGCATCAAAGGGTACCGGTTCTGTCGGCCAATGGTATACTTGGGATGatactttccttactggtagattcAGAGGTTGCTTGATAGCAGCTACTG GATTTTTCCCACTTGCTGTGACACTAGTCGATTCTGAGACTGTCAacaactgggagtg TACACTAGCAGAAGCGCTCAATAACTGGGTTCTGGTTCTCAAGAAGATGCTTGCATCTGAtcttcttgatcag attaggaggaaaataatggTAATGAGTCGTGAAATTGGCGCTAGtatgatgactccattaaccccAAAGTCTGAGGAGAAGCTTGAGGCTCTTGAATATGAAGGTTTGGCTTGGGAAGTATTGGTGGCTAGtcctaccgtgtttgaagttTTTAGCGAAA GatgtgtaaattctagttacactAGACATATGGATAT gtgGTGTGTATACAGTTTCCCTTATGATCATGCTCTTGCAGCCATACGGAAGATTAAATGTGAGGCTGTTGATTTCATTTCACCTTATTTTACGAGCAactattttaggaagacttatTTGCATGTCATCCAGCCaattcccaactacaacaggcctATTGAAATTAAAGAAGACAACATCATAAACCCGCCTATCGTAAAGAAGCAACCAGGTAGACCCCCAGGAAAATGGATTCTAAGTAAAGGTGAGAAGAAGGTAAATAGGAAAGTTCATTGCAGCAATTGCAAGGAAGTAGGTCACAACAGGGAAAGTTGGAAGAATCCTCCGAAGTACACACCCCTAGCTTGA